The Bos indicus isolate NIAB-ARS_2022 breed Sahiwal x Tharparkar chromosome 12, NIAB-ARS_B.indTharparkar_mat_pri_1.0, whole genome shotgun sequence genomic sequence tttattcgaCTTCAGAAAATCCTGTTTAGGTCACTACTTTTAATGAATCTAAAAgcttctattttattaatatgagttaaaattttatatttgtataaggAGATTGTAATggtaaacttttaatttcatcttggtcataaaaataatgaaatacttaCTATACTgctaaaaatttttctttcttgacatTGGGCCACTGGGTGTCTTTTCaccatttgtatttcttgataaacaatccacttttttcttttaagtgtttTCCTCATATACACGagtatcttttttcttattattaaaagCTCTAtaaagatacaggaaaaaaaataaagttatgatGACCGTCTGTATCTAGTAATACTTTTtaagcacagatttttaaaagatgaagataAAACATGGTTTAACATTTTATCATGATAATCTGTTGCAATGAGTCGGTCAGATCTGAGGCTTGCCTCACTAGAAAGCTAGCTTCAAACCAAATACCGATTTTCCTCCTGTAATTCACACTTGTCTATTGAAACAGTGACCCAACGTTCTTGTAagattttaaatttcctcttaagAGTCCTTCGAATAGCTTTCAAGTCTGCAACCCGACTCTGATCCTCCCCAACAATCACGTGAGACACTCCCTCAGCTAAACAGGAAACTACTTGCGCTCCATGAAATCGAAGCTCCAAGGCTGTGATGGCTAACCTAGCTCCCTTGATTCTGGTACTTAAGTCATTGATGACAGCGTACAGGTCCAAATAAACAGTGAGGTGTCTAAACATGCTAAGAGGTGCACTGGCCCAGGAATACCTGTGTTCCAAATCAGCAATCACAGGACTCATCTCCCCTGGAGTCTGCTCACCAGCGTTTTTAATTCCCAAAAACACTTCCTTCAGTTGGTGCAAATCTGTGTCGACAAAGTAACTATCCCCGTATTGGTCGTATTCCTGGGCGAAGTGCTGCTTTGTCGACGGGCACATGTGGATCATGAAGCGGGGTTGCCAGGGCACACAGCTTCTGGTCCTAAAACACTCTAGCAGCCACTCTGGCTTGACGACATCATGTTTATCTGAAGAGATGATATTCTTCACTCGAATGTTCTCAGACCCTGCGATCACACAGTACGTGTCTGGGCCTGGGTTCTGTACTATGTAACCACCCAATTCGGCAATTCTGTTCTCCAGGTCAGGCTTGGGATGGCTGCTGGTTCCACTCATGACACAAAACTCCACGTCTTCAAACACAGTAGAAACCCTGTTTACGTTAGAAAGGTTGGGAGCTTTTAGGTGCTCAATAATTCCAATAACTTTCTTCATCTTTGGGGCAGCTTTCCGCTTTTTCTCTTGTGGTTCATCATCACCACCCAAGTAAAGGTGTCTGGACGCGAGCTTTCCACAGGCTTTCCCTCGAAGTTGCTCTAAGTCCTCCAGGGATGTACATTCGTACCATTCTTTGTCTTCTCTTATCTTCTCAATCCGTGGAAAACGCAACGTGCAGCCGGTTTTATACATGTCACTGGGGACGATCTCTGTGGCCTTAACCTGAACAATGACTGAATTGCAAGGCTCGATGTAGACCTCTGGCTTCTCTGTTCCACATAGAATGTTGCTTGGTGGGGCTTTCCTATGAAAAGGCTTCCAGTGTTTGGCCAACTTCAAACCCAGGTCATACAGTTCTTTCATGGTGTAACCCGAGCCCACGCGACACAGAGTATGAAACACTGAGGGTTTTTCACCAGAAGGGGGCTTCTCTGACACAGCGCACAAAAAATGAGACATCATCCCGCCCCGGGCACCCTTCCCCCAGTAGCCCCCGATGATTAAGATGTCCAGCTCATCCATCAGTCCATTGACATACTCTGGTTTAATTTTTAACCATCCTTCACCTCTTTTATCCGGCTTGTAAATGGACAGCGGGTGTTTTACCATGATCCCCTCTTCTCTTTTATCTATCGCTTCATTCAAAGCATCAATGACTTCTTTCTTAGTATGAGCTTGTGTTTTCTGCACTATTTCTATTCTACCTGGTACAGGTGTGAAAACACTATTAAGAATTTCATACCTCTTTCTCAGGGTCTCATGTCCTAGTTTTTTATCATTAACCATCAACACATCAAAAACACAGTAACAAGTCTGCAGCTCAGAATCTTCCACCATTCTTTTAATGTCAAACTTATTCCCCTTTTGCATAAAAGTTTGTGTGTTAGGGTTGTAGGCCATCATCTCACCATCGAGGATACAGTTCAGCACTTCTGTTTTGAATGCATTATGAATGAATGGTGTGAGGGACCCTTCCTGTGGGGAAGCACCAAACTGGTCTACATAGTTATACCCATTGCGAGAGAAGTACCGGTACACATCCCCATCCTTGTGCATCTGCATCCGCTCGCCATCCAGCTTGGTTTCGATGTAGAAACTCTGGTGTTTCATGTCCTTCTCAATTCGCTCGATATCTGCTATAGCGGCCAGCATGGGTTTAAAGGCAGAGAATAAGGTGATGGAAATGTCACTGAGTCCCACTGAAGGATCGTGTAGTTGCCTACAGACCTTCTCCAGATCTGTGGTGACATTATGCAACTCGGCAGCATCactgtgaaaaatagaaaatatagtttGCTGACTAAAGCCAAGCTTTAGGTCCTTAACAATCATCCGTATCAGCCACTTTTGTTCAAGTGCTGAACTCTGAGTTATAAGCTGAAGAACACTCTTCTTCATTAGGTCTTTCCTTTTGGCAGAATTATTGCTGGCAATGGAGTCTAAAATGTCATTTACTTGCTGAATGCTTAGGCTTCCTTTCTGTAGACACCTGGGTTTCAGTACAAAGTACGCAATCATTGCAAAGTCTCCAGCATCTCCACGGGTTCCGGTCGGTGTTCTGTAGTTCAAAAGTTTAAGGGCATCTTTTCCATCTCGAGGCAGGTTAAGCAATTCAATATAAAGCTTAGCCAGCATAGTTTCTTTGATTCCGTAGgccattctctctctttccagcTGAGGAAGAATAAGTCTCATGGCTGGATAAAAAGAATCTGTGACATCTTTTTGGTTCTTATGAAGGGCATTGTGAAATTTTCTCCAAGAATCTAAAAATGCTTTGAAGTGTCTGATTTTTTCTGCACGCCCTTTACTTTTCTGTATTCGTTCTAAAGTCGAACATAAATCTGCAAAAGGAACATGAGATGCAACAGTTTGTGAGGTTTGTGAGGCAGCCATTGAAGCAATGGTGAATCTTCTGGTTTATCTGGTAAAGCAAAGAGAGAGtaactttaaaagataaaattcaactaaatatttaatataaagacCTTACAGAGAGTGTGTGGTTTATAATAAATGTTCAGTAACATTCATTACATGAAAACAGATAATACTATAAATgatgtctctttgcaacctctaCACTGAATGATAATCAACTATTTTGCTTCAATCCCAGTTCATTTCTGGGCTCCTGAGGTCTTTTCTTgtattgttcttctttttctttcagaccACCATTACACAGCATCagaaacaaactttttttctttatttacaaacaatttttcacattttatcttatttttttattatagttgatttataatgctgtgtacATTTCTGCTGTAgtgcaaagtgattcaattatacatatatatgtgtgtgtgcgtgtaattttttcctatttttattatggcttatcacaggatattgaatatagttccctgtgctatacaggaggaccttgttgtttatccattatatataggaaaaaaacttcttaaaatcatgtttttacCAAATCACTGGTTCACTGAATTGAAATttggctgaactgaacttgtgCATAGATAATCCAGACCCCTTCCCCTCCAAATAagcaccctctccttcctgacAAAGTCTATGACTGTTCACTATCACTTCTTCCCTGCTCTGACAAGTCACACTGGCAGCCAAAGCCCAAATCAAAATACTCTCCCCATAAAATTCTCACTTTACCTATCTCTCAACTCTAGCATCACAGTTCGTACAGTTTCACAAATGTGAATTCATCAGCACAGGTTTTTGGCTCATATTCTCATGCCAGTAATCCTCCAGCCACCTGCTGACGACATATGGGCTAGACACTGTGCTACGGGCGAATACAGTGTGCTCTGCTTCAGGTGCACGTTCTGTAACGAAAAGAGGATGTTATGGGAACGATTATAAAGTGCTCAttgctttaagaaaaatataatagaagtAAAATGCCATGAGACAGAGCTCCCCACTGAAGAATCTTCTAAAATCACTGAGGGAAAAATGGGGACCTTGCTGGACTAGGGTCTAGATTATTTGTTAAAGTGGTTACCACAATAAAATTACTTTGAAGCTTTAAATATTCATGCATGTTCTATTAAAATGTATAACAGAACTATTTTAATATGGTTTAAACTGTATAACACTAAAATATACTAACTTTTGCTAAAAAAGATTTAAGTAAAATGTGTACTCTAAGAATCTGAAGAATGCCTTATATTGTAGTTTCAGACACCTCAAGTAGTTCTCAAGTAGCCCAGAGAGCAGGGAGCCAGAGCTGCTTCCAGGAGTGGGGAGATCTCTTGTGGTACAGAGTCCAGGAGATTCCCCACCCTAGGAAACAAAAGGGAATACCACAATGTCAGCACAAGGCCACGTAACCTAGCAGTTGGCACAAGGAGTCAGTCACCATACCACATTTACTAAACTGTCAGTCTCTGGAAGTTAGAAATCGGTATAATTTGTACCACATAAATTGGCACATAGGAGTTCATcggtttgttgaatgaattactgAAACGTGGAGCTGAGTTCCTGGAAAAGCACACCAGGGAAAGCCAGGAGCTgatcacacacccacacaaacaCAAGTGGTGGGGTGTTTGCTTAAAACATTCAGCAGTCATGACCACTTTGGGGAAGGTGAACAACATTCATTTGGGGGCCTATAGGGTAAAACATCCTCCCTTCTCAAATTCCTGGCAAAGGAAACCCAACTTCTTCTACCCAGTCAGACAGGCCAGGAGAAGACCACAATGCTGAGTGTTTTATCTTTGAATATGGGAGCTGGCTTCCCCTTGCTGTTTCATTTGCACAACTGACTGCACCACCTGTTTAGATCTATTTACTGTCTCTTCTCTCAAGACCTTCTCCCTCAACCCAGCACATTATGACACACAATGCCCTGTTTACAATTCATATACAATATGTATAAAATGAAGTATGTTGAGAAACACTTTTTTGAATGCTCAAGTCTGGTGTACAGTTTCTGATCTATCTGTAGATTCTACTATGAACTCAGTTTCCCTGAGAAAGTCCCAGGCAAGGACTCAAATTATAGGAGCAGTGAGAACCACATAATGACGTAGAGCTATACATGCGTCCTAAGGCTGTCACATAGATAACAAAGATTCCAAGATTAGTATAAAATGAATACACTTTGAAAATTTTTACTTATGAAAACTGTACAAGAAGTCAAATATTAGTATTTCCACTGCTTTTTTACACACTCTTATTTTTTGGAATCTGAGCATTTTAGCTGATGTTTCTGatttatgaaaaagcaaaacaaacaagttTGTGCTTAGGGCTCAGAAGTCCAATAAATCCGAGTTAAGTGTGAAGTCTaacacttattagctgtgtgatatGACACACTGTTTAATTTCTCTACTATTTAACTTCTCTAAGTTTCCTTAAGTGTGAAGTGAGGTTGATAACTACATATAAATTAGGATGACATCTGACAATTTACATAAGATGCTTAACGTAGTACATGACATTTAATAAGCCCCTGACCAACTTCAGTACTATAATGCTTGTTggttcaaacacacacacacacacacacacacacacacacacacactgaaaacataaatattacaAAGTACCAAAGCTCTTAAGAGAATGAATACAGGAATTAGTATTAATAATGACTCATCATCCATTCAACTGCTGCCTAGATCGTCGCCCTGAAGTGAAAACCAAACGAACTCCCGAGGTTTTATTCCGTGAATAAGGGAGTCAACGCTATTTCATTGCAGAGAAAGTGACTGTACAACCCTCGACAAGACAAAAGGGATTACACTTTCACAGCACTTTGTGATATTGTGGAAGAACCTCAGGAGAAAGAAATTAGTCGTGGGAAAAAAACCAGTGTAAGAAGAGAAACTAGCATTCCCTCAGGCCAGACTCCCGTGCAAAATCACTGAAGGACCCATACTACCATCGACTGCATCCGAGGATCCCCAGTTGGCAGGGTGGGCGCCAGAATCTTGGCAATTCAAGCAGCCAACACGGTTCTTGAGAGAGTCAAAGGCACCACACTCCCTCGCCCCACGTCCCAAGGGTGGGATCCTGGGCAAGCACCTTGAAGCCGAGACGCGGCTTCTAACGCAGCGCGTCGCCAGGGCATCGACGCCCCCTCAGCTGGGGACGCCGGCGGATGAACCGAAGGACCAAGAAGAAACCTGAACTCTTAAGACCACAGCGTTTGCTGGACTGAGAAGACGAGACACGGCCCCCGCCTCCTCGGCAACACTTGTCCAGCCTTCGCCTCACCTCTGGGCCCTCCCCGGAATGCGAGGTCCCTCCCCCGCCTCCGCCGCCGTCGCACTAACCCCCTACCTGACCTGAAATCACAGGTGCGGCCACCAAACCGGAAGCAGGAGCGCGGACGGCCGCTTCCGGCAGCTGCTCCCTGCGCAGGCGCAGTCGCTTACCTGCGGACGGCGCCGTCCCGACTGAATAGGGATGCTGTGCGCATGCGCCGTCTGCACCTGCGGAGTCCAGAGGCTGTGATGTCAGGGGGACGATGTGCGCAGGCGCAGTAACCTTCCGGAGGGCTCTGGGAGGACCGCCCGCCTGGCTGAGCTGCGGAGGACCGGAGGCAGCGGGGGTTACAGTGTGGTTACAAACACATATCCGGTTGGCCTCAGCAGCAGATCCTATTTGCAAACGGTTGACCCGCGAGAGTGGATTTCGTCGCGAAGTAAGACCGCAAAACACTTTGTCCACTGGCTCGTTATTGGCACTTTGAGCCTGTGCCTCTCTTTAGGCTGCTCTTGGCAGGTGACAACCTCTCGAGTTCGGCTCCCTATGTGTAAAGAGTGGTACCAACGCTCATTTCCGTGGTTGAGAAACCGCCCAGGGGGGAAGAGGGTGTCTTCCTTCCCCAAACGTCTGCTGTTTCATTTAGGTGGAAAAATATGCTTTCGCAAAATTGTCTAAGCCTGTGCTTTCCTATGTGTTTTTCATGATGATGCAACTGTGATGCGTTCTCGTctaattcataataaaaaatgtatcATTCATAATATAAACAGTTGCATACTCGGAAATCAACTGTGGAGTTCTAGTTTATATTCAAGGATTCAAAATAAAATCATGCCACAAATCTTTATTGAGCAGCTACTACGATATTGTAATTGTACTACATATGCAAaattgagaaatgaaaacaaatcgaATCCTTATGTTCTAGGAGCTGTAGATTTCTACCAGTATGCTCTTATGGTTTGTCCTCTTCCACCATGGAGAACTGAGAATTTATTCATAAAGTGTAGGAGGAAACAACTTTTAGAATTAGACATTTCCTTTTAGCATAAAATACTAttgctttaaaatgaaattttgctgCAACAGGCTTGAAGAATACATCTTGAAGCCGTTAAGTGcccttgctatgctatgctatgctaagtcacttcagtcgtgtccgactctgtgaccccatagacggcagcccaccaggttccccgtccctgggattctccaggcaagaacactggagtgggttgccatttctttctccaatgcatgattgTCTAATGTACAGAAGCCTCTTTTTACAAACTAACACACATTTAATTCACAGTACTAATATGTAGTAAAGCTGGACTGAAGTCTAGCTCCTTCTAGCCCAACAGTTAATTTCTTTATATGTCTAATTCACCTCTATTGACTGAACATTTCTCTGAAATCACTTGACTTGTAAAGTCACATGGTACTGTTTTGTGGGTAATTCTCCCACCTACTAGTCAACCTATCCATGTACTTGGGAAGAGTATCCAACAGTGTTAAGTTAAAGGATCCCCTACATGCCCATCTTCTGCAAAGGCATTCGTATACATTTTCGTACCTTGTTCAGCATCTGTTGAGTTGCTATAACGTTGGGGACTGTGCTCTGTACTAGTGATGTAACAGGGGACCCATGAATCACGAAACCAAACTCTTAAGTTGATTCAAATCCCACTCTCCAATTTACCATGTTACTGTAGCCTTTCTAATGCTTGGTTTAAAGAGAATCAACAGTTTTTCATTAAGTATCTCCTAGAGTTGCTTTGATTATTAGTTTTTGTTCGTAAGCGGTCATCTGTCTTGGTGGGTGGTGCTTATCAGGTAATAACAGGAGTTATTATCAAGAGCCTCTGTGAACTGGAACTCTCAATCTGGTAGCGATTTCACGTTTTAAGAAAACATTATGAAATATCCTCTGTAGATATAAAACAGAGTCCAGAGAATAGGGACTGACAGGAGACCAACACCTATAAACAAACAATTCGGTACAGCTTGGTGCGCATGGGGTTGACCGTGAAAGTCACGACGTTCCAGCTTCAGGCTCCATTTGTGTGGTCACTTCCAAAGCCTTGTTAGGGGCCCTAGAGATGTTGCCACGGTCTTGGGTTTTTGTTAAAAGTTGCAAAAGGtagttttgaatttttctttctttctttttttttaataaaaaggccGTCTAAGTGGTACAGGTCTCGGGGTCTAATAAAACATGCATCCGCTCGTGACGGTGCGCCCTGATGAAGGTAGGAgcgggctgggctggaagaagacaaGAAGTTAAGTGCCCTTATGGGAGCCCTTATGGAAGTGCCGGAACTCACTGCCATACCTCTAACAACCTTCTGGGGCAGACACTCTCTTTGGGAAGAAAAGCGTCCCGCAGCACATCCTGAGGCGTCAGAGGCAGGGCGGGAAGCCTACCGGTGCTCGGAGGATGCCTGACACGCACGGCGGGGGTACCCAGCCCACCGCGATCGCACGCGGTATCCGGCCTCGCGGTATCTTGTCCGTCCCGGGCCTCCGTCGCCGGGGACTCCCCCACTCCCCCGCCCCTACCGGGCCGCCGTCTCTGCGCATGCCCAGGAGGGCGGGGGCCGCCTTCCCCGCTCCCGGGAGGAAGGGCCAGAGCAGGTGATGTGGGAGCCGGCGGGGGCATTTGCCGGCGACACCGAGCGTGAGCCGGAAGTCGGGGAGCCGAGCGCGGCGCCGCGGGAGCTCGGGGCCGGACCGTGGCGACGGCGGCGGCGGTCCGGCGGCGGGAGGCGGAGGAGGACGATGAGGAGCGACGGAAGCGGCGCCGGGGGACGCTGCTGCGCGGCGCCGGCTCCCGAGTGCGCGGCCTGCCCGCGGGTCTGAGTGAGTGCGGGGCGGCCGGCCGGGGGCCTCCGGGGGGCTGCTCGCCGCGGGGCCGTGCGGGGGCGCCTTCGCCGGCTGAGGGGGCCGGAGAAGCCCTGACAGACACCGCTGTGGGCGCCCGGGGCGCGCCTGTGCTCCGCGGGCCGGGAGGGGGCCCGGGGCGCGTCCGAGAGCCGCTGTCCGCGGCGTCTGCAGGGACGCGCGTGAACCCCAGCACCCCCCGGCCCGGCCCTCCCGCCCTCGGGACGGGTGCGGCCGGAGCCCCGCTCCCAGGGCTCAGGGGGCTGGGGGCGGCCTGGGCCGCTCACGTCAGGGACAGGCCGTGAGAGCCGCGGCTGTCGGGGCAGGAACTTCGGGGCGCTGACGGAGCCGCCCCGGAGCACCCCCGCGGAGTTGAGAGTCGGTTTGGCTGGAGACGCCCGTGTCAGCAACGTGTGTGGATATTTTTCTACAAAATGCATCACGAGACTTTACTGCCCAAGGCGTCAcaaccgccccccaccccaaacaaGTTTTATTATTCACCGGCCCTTTGAGTTACCTTTACCCCGTAGTACGGACTCAGTGGAAAGACAAAAGGAGATGCGGGCTCTTAAGTGTCAAGCTCGCTTTTCGTGGCATCTTATTCCTGGTATCATTCGATCGGGTGGTTAATTCTTCGTGGGCAGGCTTAGATTGCTCGCATGTCTTTTTTGCTAAAAGGTTAAGTTTTGTTCTAAATAAGAAGTAAATAAGTCACGGTTGATCGTCTAGTGTTCTTGTCCTAATAACTGTCCTGCTGAAGACCTAGACCGCTCATTGTTAATACTTACTGGGTGCCCAGCTTTGCTCAATCTCCTGAAAATCTTTAGGCGGATTTCCATAAGGTGATGTCACTGTCGTCAAGGAATCCGCAGCCCTTGTAAAACAGGTGAGTTAGGCTACACTAGTGAGTGCCACCGCGTGAGTTTGTGCCAACTGCAGGATGTGGCGTGGTTGGCAATAGGGAGCAGAGGTCCAGGGAAGGCTTTCTGAAGGAACTGCCACCCGCGCTGAGGTTTAACAGAAAAGAAGGCGTCGCCCTCGTTACTTCCTGCGGGCCACGGCTCGGGTGTTCTCCAGCGAGTCCTGCCATTGTTTAAAATCCAAGTCGAGCTGACCTGCTAGCTGTACTTTAACCCAGTCTGCTCTCGTAGGTAAACAGAATGCTTTAAATTCTGCCTCCTGTAAGGAGCTGTGTTTATCAATGCACTGTATTACATTTGATCTCAGCCGAGTTGTAATTAGGTGTTTGATCTCCTTTTTACCTACGAGGAGACATATATTTAGAGAGGGTAAGTGGGTTGGCAAAAGCCACCTAGCTATTAACATACCGAGCTTGGAAACAGGCTCCTTCCCATCGCACAGACACTGCCTGccgctgatagtttcctttggaATGAGGAATTTCCTTTGGAATGAGAACAGGAAGCCAGATGGTGAATATCTGAACCTTGGCGTATATTCAGACACACCTCAGGCCTGGATAAGAGCATTTGCTCACCACGCTGTCCTGGGTTAACCATCCACCCTCACGTTTTGCCATGATCTTTCCTCTCTCGTCTCTTggaatctatttctatttctctgtttttttctttaatttagaaCTCAGTTGTTACAGATTCTAAAATCTTTCTAATTCTTGTTTAGTCGCCTCCACAACATTTGAGGTCCTTGTATACTCTTTTTacaacagacttttaaaaaaggattctAGTTTTTTCTaattaagatttttctttccctgaagTGATAGGCTGCATAATAAATGACTACATTTTATGTTCCTGTTTCTTGTAAGTCTTAACTCCTACAGCAGTACATTGTACTGGAGTTGCAAAGCGGTAGCGTTTTCAGGCCATGAACTGTGTGTATTTATGAGTTAGCCTGGGAATCTTGCTTCTCCTGTAACAttgattttataagaaaatgaattctaaGTTTGATCCATTTGGTTAATAGTATTTAGAACACTATCCCTTCACAAGTTGGAAACTTCCTGAATtacattatcattttttattttgacatcagtgtttacatttttagccttgtagatcttttttctttttttaaattttctttctttgatatttATACTCTTAGAACAAATTGTGATTGACTTCCATAGTGACAAGAATCTGTCGTTTTTGTTCTCTCAGAGTTGACTCTTATATGCCAAGTCTTCTGTGTTTCAAGTGAAAGGGAAACCCAAAAATGCTACCGAGTTGCTGTCTAGTATAGTGTTCCAGATGTCTGCTCAAGCTGATTGAAATCCCAGTTAAAAATGCTCTCTGAACTCTTCAGTTGCTATCCAGCATATCCATAGGCAGTTATTGTTCATTTGTCCCATAGGACTATTAATACTCGCTTTTTCATTATTGATGACATGTGGGTAACCATTAGGGAAATAGATAATTCATTCTGTGGTGTCTCCAGCACGCTGATAGCGGCTATTTGTGTTTCCATTTCAGCTGTGCAGCTGGCATGGTTTCCTAACTCCCCAGTGCTTAGCAGAAAAGGAGATACACTAAGGCGGGAAGGCTGAATCTGCTTCTCTGTTACTTGAAATGTGACTGGAAGCTGTGAATTCCCCCAGAGGATACCATTCTCCCCTTGTGATGTAGGGGT encodes the following:
- the LIG4 gene encoding DNA ligase 4 isoform X1, whose product is MAASQTSQTVASHVPFADLCSTLERIQKSKGRAEKIRHFKAFLDSWRKFHNALHKNQKDVTDSFYPAMRLILPQLERERMAYGIKETMLAKLYIELLNLPRDGKDALKLLNYRTPTGTRGDAGDFAMIAYFVLKPRCLQKGSLSIQQVNDILDSIASNNSAKRKDLMKKSVLQLITQSSALEQKWLIRMIVKDLKLGFSQQTIFSIFHSDAAELHNVTTDLEKVCRQLHDPSVGLSDISITLFSAFKPMLAAIADIERIEKDMKHQSFYIETKLDGERMQMHKDGDVYRYFSRNGYNYVDQFGASPQEGSLTPFIHNAFKTEVLNCILDGEMMAYNPNTQTFMQKGNKFDIKRMVEDSELQTCYCVFDVLMVNDKKLGHETLRKRYEILNSVFTPVPGRIEIVQKTQAHTKKEVIDALNEAIDKREEGIMVKHPLSIYKPDKRGEGWLKIKPEYVNGLMDELDILIIGGYWGKGARGGMMSHFLCAVSEKPPSGEKPSVFHTLCRVGSGYTMKELYDLGLKLAKHWKPFHRKAPPSNILCGTEKPEVYIEPCNSVIVQVKATEIVPSDMYKTGCTLRFPRIEKIREDKEWYECTSLEDLEQLRGKACGKLASRHLYLGGDDEPQEKKRKAAPKMKKVIGIIEHLKAPNLSNVNRVSTVFEDVEFCVMSGTSSHPKPDLENRIAELGGYIVQNPGPDTYCVIAGSENIRVKNIISSDKHDVVKPEWLLECFRTRSCVPWQPRFMIHMCPSTKQHFAQEYDQYGDSYFVDTDLHQLKEVFLGIKNAGEQTPGEMSPVIADLEHRYSWASAPLSMFRHLTVYLDLYAVINDLSTRIKGARLAITALELRFHGAQVVSCLAEGVSHVIVGEDQSRVADLKAIRRTLKRKFKILQERWVTVSIDKCELQEENRYLV
- the LIG4 gene encoding DNA ligase 4 isoform X2 — its product is MRLILPQLERERMAYGIKETMLAKLYIELLNLPRDGKDALKLLNYRTPTGTRGDAGDFAMIAYFVLKPRCLQKGSLSIQQVNDILDSIASNNSAKRKDLMKKSVLQLITQSSALEQKWLIRMIVKDLKLGFSQQTIFSIFHSDAAELHNVTTDLEKVCRQLHDPSVGLSDISITLFSAFKPMLAAIADIERIEKDMKHQSFYIETKLDGERMQMHKDGDVYRYFSRNGYNYVDQFGASPQEGSLTPFIHNAFKTEVLNCILDGEMMAYNPNTQTFMQKGNKFDIKRMVEDSELQTCYCVFDVLMVNDKKLGHETLRKRYEILNSVFTPVPGRIEIVQKTQAHTKKEVIDALNEAIDKREEGIMVKHPLSIYKPDKRGEGWLKIKPEYVNGLMDELDILIIGGYWGKGARGGMMSHFLCAVSEKPPSGEKPSVFHTLCRVGSGYTMKELYDLGLKLAKHWKPFHRKAPPSNILCGTEKPEVYIEPCNSVIVQVKATEIVPSDMYKTGCTLRFPRIEKIREDKEWYECTSLEDLEQLRGKACGKLASRHLYLGGDDEPQEKKRKAAPKMKKVIGIIEHLKAPNLSNVNRVSTVFEDVEFCVMSGTSSHPKPDLENRIAELGGYIVQNPGPDTYCVIAGSENIRVKNIISSDKHDVVKPEWLLECFRTRSCVPWQPRFMIHMCPSTKQHFAQEYDQYGDSYFVDTDLHQLKEVFLGIKNAGEQTPGEMSPVIADLEHRYSWASAPLSMFRHLTVYLDLYAVINDLSTRIKGARLAITALELRFHGAQVVSCLAEGVSHVIVGEDQSRVADLKAIRRTLKRKFKILQERWVTVSIDKCELQEENRYLV